In the genome of Oncorhynchus mykiss isolate Arlee chromosome 18, USDA_OmykA_1.1, whole genome shotgun sequence, one region contains:
- the LOC110496446 gene encoding adseverin, with protein sequence MVLYHREFDKAGRAAGLQIWRIEKIELVPVPENLHGSFYVGDAYVVLHTIKQRDSCFYDLHFWLGKECSQDESTAAAIFTVQLDDFLGGKPVQYRELQGFESTAFTRYFKGGITYKAGGVASGFHHVVTNDLSALRLFHIKGRRVVRATEVTLNWSSFNTGDCFIVDLGAVIYQWCGSECNKFERLKAAQVAASIRDNERNGRAKLVVVEEWSEPPELTEVLGNKPDLPEGDDNDDMMADISNRKMAKLYMVSDASGEMQVTLVSEENPFSQSHLLSDECFILDHEKSKMIFVWKGRNANPSERKTAMKTAEGFIKQMGYPANTQIQVLPEGGETPIFKHFFQGWRDKNQSEGFGKVFVTERIAKIRQVEFDASKLHESQGMAAHYNMVDDGTGDTQIFRVESSGRVPIDPKTYGQFYGGDCYIILYTYKRGQIIYTWQGASSTLDELTASAFLTVELDRSLGGNAVQVRVSQGKEPAHLLSLFKAKPLIVYKSGTSRIGGQAPAAPTRLFQVRRNLGTITRIAEVDAEASSLNSNDAYLLKLPSGGSYLWVGKGASEDEERGAQYLSQVLKCQTQRIVEGQEPADLWAALGGKKDYQTSERLASKSLTQQPRLFACSNKTGRFIIEEVPGEFSQEDLAEDDVMLLDVWDQVFIWIGKDANEVERTESVKSAKTYIETDPGGRDKRTSIVVVKQGHEPPTFTGWFLGWDVARWDSDTMARTMKTLQI encoded by the exons ATGGTGCTCTACCACAGGGAGTTTGACAAGGCAGGCAGGGCAGCCGGTCTCCAGATATGGAGGATAGAGAAGATTGAGCTGGTCCCTGTGCCTGAGAACCTGCATGGGAGCTTCTATGTTGGGGACGCGTACGTGGTCCTCCACACCATCAAACAGCGGGATAGCTGCTTCTACGACCTGCACTTCTGGCTGG GTAAGGAGTGCAGCCAGGACGAGAGCACGGCGGCGGCCATCTTTACTGTTCAGCTGGATGATTTCCTAGGAGGGAAGCCTGTCCAGTACCGAGAACTGCAGGGGTTCGAGTCCACCGCCTTCACACGCTACTTCAAGGGAGGCATCACATATAAA GCTGGAGGCGTGGCCTCTGGGTTCCATCACGTGGTCACCAACGACCTGTCAGCTCTGAGACTATTCCATATCAAAGGTCGCCGCGTCGTCAGGGCAACTGAGGTCACCCTCAACTGGTCCAGCTTCAACACAGGGGACTGCTTCATCGTGGACCTTGGAGCA GTTATTTACCAGTGGTGCGGTTCAGAGTGCAACAAATTTGAGCGCCTGAAGGCAGCACAGGTGGCTGCCAGTATCCGGGACAATGAGAGGAATGGCCGAGCAAAGCTGGTTGTCGTGGAAGAGTGGAGCGAGCCGCCTGAGTTAACTGAG GTACTTGGCAACAAGCCAGATCTACCAGAAGGTGATGACAATGACGATATGATGGCAGATATCTCCAACAGGAAGATGGCCAAACTCTACATG GTATCTGATGCGTCCGGAGAAATGCAGGTGACCCTGGTCTCAGAGGAGAACCCGTTCTCTCAGAGCCATCTGCTGTCTGACGAGTGCTTCATCCTGGACCACGAGAAGAGCAAGATGATCTTTGTCTGGAAAG GCCGTAACGCCAACCCCAGCGAGAGGAAGACTGCCATGAAGACTGCTGAGGGCTTCATCAAGCAGATGGGCTACCCAGCTAACACACAG ATCCAGGTACTTCCAGAGGGTGGGGAGACTCCCATCTTCAAGCATTTCTTCCAGGGCTGGAGGGATAAAAACCAGAGCGAAGGGTTTGGGAAGGTCTTTGTGACCGAGAGGATCGCAAAGATACGTCAGGTGGAGTTCGATGCCTCTAAACTCCATGAGTCCCAGGGCATGGCAGCCCATTATAACATGGTGGATGACGGCACAGGAGACACTCAG ATCTTCAGAGTGGAGAGCAGTGGTCGAGTCCCAATCGACCCAAAGACCTATGGCCAGTTCTATGGAGGAGACTGTTACATCATCCTCTATACATATAAGAGAGGACAGATAATCTACACCTG GCAGGGGGCTAGCAGCACTCTAGATGAGCTCACAGCTTCTGCCTTCCTAACTGTGGAGCTCGATCGCTCTCTGGGTGGGAATGCAGTTCAG GTGAGAGTATCCCAAGGAAAAGAGCCTGCCCATCTCCTAAGTCTGTTCAAAGCCAAACCCCTCATCGTGTATAAGAGTGGTACCTCACGCATCGGAGGCCAGGCACCTGCGGCCCCCACACGCCTGTTTCAGGTCCGACGTAACCTGGGCACAATCACACGCATCGCAGAG GTGGATGCGGAGGCTAGCAGCCTGAACTCTAACGACGCATACCTGCTGAAGCTGCCCTCGGGGGGGAGCTACCTGTGGGTGGGTAAGGGCGCCAGCGAGGACGAAGAGCGGGGGGCCCAGTACCTGAGTCAGGTGCTGAAGTGTCAGACGCAACGCATCGTAGAGGGACAGGAACCAG CGGACCTCTGGGCAGCGTTAGGGGGGAAGAAGGACTACCAGACATCAGAGAGACTGGCGAGTAAGAGCCTCACTCAACAACCTCGCCTGTTCGCCTGCTCCAACAAGACTGGCAGGTTCATC ATTGAGGAGGTTCCAGGAGAGTTCAGTCAGGAGGATCTAGCAGAGGATGACGTGATGCTGTTGGACGTCTGGGATCAG GTGTTTATCTGGATTGGCAAAGATGCCAATGAAGTTGAGAGAACTGAATCTGTAAAATCAG CCAAGACATACATCGAGACGGATCCGGGCGGTCGGGATAAGAGGACCTCCATAGTGGTGGTGAAGCAGGGTCATGAGCCCCCCACCTTCACAGGGTGGTTCCTGGGGTGGGACGTGGCACGCTGGGACTCAGACACCATGGCCAGGACCATGAAGACACTGCAGATTTAG
- the LOC110496447 gene encoding ADP-ribosylation factor-like protein 4A, giving the protein MGNGLSDQIFPSLPSFQALHIVILGLDCAGKTTVLYRLRFNEFVNTVPTKGFNTEKIKVSLSAGGKSWRKAAFHFWDVGGQEKLRPLWRSYTRCADGIVFVVDSVDTERLEEAKTELHKITRLAENQGVPVLVVANKQDLRNSLPLHEMERSLALAELGNGTPWHLQPTCAIIGEGLQEGLEKLHTMIIKRRKTQKAQQKKKR; this is encoded by the coding sequence ATGGGGAATGGATTATCAGACCAGATCTTCCCcagccttccttccttccaggcCCTCCATATTGTCATCCTGGGTCTGGACTGCGCTGGGAAGACCACTGTCCTCTATCGCCTTCGTTTCAATGAGTTTGTGAACACGGTCCCCACTAAGGGATTCAACACGGAGAAGATCAAAGTGTCCCTGAGCGCGGGCGGAAAGTCCTGGCGGAAGGCGGCGTTCCACTTCTGGGACGTGGGCGGTCAGGAGAAGCTCCGCCCCCTGTGGCGCTCATACACGCGGTGCGCCGACGGTATCGTGTTTGTGGTGGATTCCGTCGACACGGAGCGTCTGGAGGAGGCCAAGACGGAGCTCCATAAGATCACGAGGTTAGCAGAAAACCAGGGGGTGCCTGTTCTAGTGGTGGCCAACAAGCAGGACCTGAGGAACTCCCTGCCGCTTCACGAGATGGAGCGCTCTCTGGCGCTAGCAGAGCTGGGTAATGGAACGCCCTGGCACCTGCAGCCCACCTGCGCCATCATAGGGGAGGGGCTACAGGAAGGTCTCGAGAAGCTCCACACCATGATCATCAAAAGGAGGAAGACGCAGAAAGCtcaacagaagaagaagagatga